tttaatgtttaaaaaagcaaactacgcgtattttgatggagaatatgtagaaattgcaaaaatattcgaaaagttggtccttgtccccacaaaatgagaaaacccccataaaaatggtccaattttcaaacagccataactcctacaattataaatatatttcaatgaaacttttttctgaagtagagctcatgggtacatacaaaaaagtattagacaacttttctgtagggcgtcaaacaaaattactaaaaatcaaaaacgaatttttaagagaaatcgacaaggggtaggtgcctaaatttttcgacgaaaaacaaatttttcaaatcgttctaaaaaaaatatttttggctgcaggggtcaattacaattatttttggtgaatagacatacccccgaaatcctacccactttctagaaaaaaattcgagaaggtgtgaaatttttcgacaaaattaaaaaatttcaaatcgttctggaaaaattattttcggttgcgggggtcaattacaatcatttttggtgaatagacctacccccgaaatcctgcgcattttctagaaaaaaattcagtacgggcggaacttcaaacgttaattactttttaacgaagcctccctcaactaattggtattcttgattttcgtcctattttggcctctagaatctcccattacaatttttctcatgggtggccgaacactctgtatagcatAATAATAAAGTGATATCCAGCCTTATTGCTTAGTGTTTATCCCCTCTGCTTGTCGACATCGTGCAATAAACGAAGCTCTCGTACAAaaatcgaggttctactgtacCGTGATTATAGTTTTTGCATAAAATATGCATAAATTTCAGACGTGATCTTTTCAGATTCTAAAGCCAACttcttcgacgaaaaacaaaattttttaacgtTACGTTGCAGATCAACTTAGCTAATATCGACGGACCAAGTGATATAAGCCTCGAAGAAGATGGAGCGGACAAAAACAAAGTGGAGGCTATACACGTCAGACAGGTGGATAATAATTTCGCTACGGAAGACGAGAAGAATAAGGAACCAGCAGAAGTATCGTCAGAAACAGAAACATCGAAACGGAAAGCAATTTCTCAACCAGTGGTCAAAGTATGAATTTCTATTCGTTCGAATCTTTCCTAGCAGCTTCGCTATAATCGAAGTGACGTTCGATCATGTTTCGCGTCATTTATCACCGATTGTATTGGAATGCTAATGCTAACAAAAACGGGTATTATTTCTCGGTAATTGTATGCAGACTGATGACAAACGATACGACAGTACCGAGAAATATCAATACCCGTGTCATTGTATTCTATGCGTGGCTTCTGTACATGTACTCGTGTATTTTCAATTGACGTTCGCGCACAATAGCTAATCTGAAGAAGAAATCGATGACTCATTAAATTGTCTTTTCAACTCATCGTATTACAGCTATAAATTAACACCGTTAGAGAAGATCCTTAATATATTTAAGATAAACATCTGCTTAGCTTAACAAACAGAACTTAGCGACAAACCTGATCCCCTTGAGACTCAAATTGATCGACTCCACAAAATAGACATTAGAGAATATTGATAATATTTACATTGTTTCTTAAAATTGAGCTGAAACTGAGAAATTTATAATATCTGAAAACATATTGATATTCGATGCGAAATGTTTTCTCGAAAAGAATCACACGATCACGCGGTCGAAGCGTCttacaaattttcttttaaacaaaatacataATGAGTAACCGTAAtcgaattaacaattaaatctgTCGTTTCGTTTTCAAGGTTCTTCCATTAACCGAAGAAGAAAAAGACGCTctgaataaattgaaaattgaaatcaAAGAGGAGACGAAGAGTTCGAACAGCGTGCACGATTCGAAATCGAATTCGTCTGAATTGTTGGACGAACCACATCGCGAGGACGTACGACCGTTTAGTCCGGTTGTGAAAGTCGATCAAATCATTACCGACGAATCAGTCAAACCGGATCTTCACCTAATCGAGAATGTGCCGCATTCTTCCACGGACGAGGGTGCCCCAGCGTCCACACTTACAGACGAAATACTACCTGTTAAGGAACAACGTCTTCCGAACGTTCTATCCAACGTTCACAAACTGGCCATCTCTCCCGAACTGTCTCACCAATTTGAGAAGGAACGGATAGAGAATCAATCCTTAGACGAGAAATCAAAATGAAACGCACACTTCATAGTGAGATTTATTTAATATGTAGTAATACGGATAATCTACAATTTTGTGATAAATACTTGTTTAATAGAActtacgaattttttttttttctaacacCTGGTATTACGAATCGAATTACACGATTGTACGTTGTTGACTTAAAAGATTATTCGCAGTTTTTACCCGAATAAAATACATCGAAGGTTCGAGATCGAATCAAATAATTTCGAACTCCTTTGGATCGATGAAACCGGTTTATATCGTTACGAACATTACAAAGGCTAACACAGCAATTACGCTTTACATGTATCGTTTGTTCAACGAAAGATAATAAATCCAAAGTTATCACCGGGGCGTTCGAACTTCCTATAAGATACGATTACTTGCGCGATAGTTTCTTATCGATTTCCTCCCGGTCGATTGACTTTTCGTTCGTAGTTGTATGCATCTGTATTCTATAATCGCCGTTATAGTCGTTCGCGACGTTTAGAACGAGCAGGGTTGGTATGATGCTCACTTCGTTGCTTCTGGAAACCTTCTGCGGATACTTTATATTATTTAGAGTATTCTCGTTCACGTTTATAGTTAAATACCGTCGTCGATCTTGAAGGAATCTCGCGCTCGATATAATGAACGTATTATTTCCAAGCACGCAACCAAAGGCTGGCAGGTTCTGTTTTACTTCCGGTATGTAAACGTCGCGAATTGCTTTACAATGGACGTTGCTCGGTGATTTGATCTGTTCCTTCGAGTAATCTTGAACGTTTTCGTTACTTTCCTTGATTCTTCGGTCGAACTGCGAATTCCCGGTATTTCTCGATCCGACGTCGAACATTTTCGTCTTCAGACTGCGATCCTGCGATCTCTGATCCGGAACAGCCACTCGAACGTTAGCGATTCTTGACAGAGAAAAAATTAAACACATCTCTTTGCTTCCGTAGGGACACGATTCTCCTAAATGATCGTTTCTCTTCAGTATTTTATGTTTTCTCGCGGTGAAATCTTCACCACGATCCAGCGTCTTCGCGGTATCGATCTTGGCTATCCGATTTTCTATCGTTCTACCATCACCGACGAGTATAACGTTCGCCAATATCACGGCAAAGAAGAATCGTCCGCGAAGCATTTTAACGAGAGCGTCTTTCCACGTTTTATTTACTTCGCCCGTGTCGTTTCTTAGCGCGACCATATAGCCCACGTAACAGCACGATGGACACTGACTGTTCCGGAAAAAACAAATGTTCCTGTGAGCGCACTGGCAAGCAAGGTGCACGAGGGACAGAAGATCGGACCGTTGTGTCTACGCTATTGTTCATTTCGTGTGCGTTGACCTTATCTCCTGCGTGGACATCGCTCGAATACCATCAAATTCTGACCTATCTTTCGAAGAATTTCACTTCGACTTTAATCCTCCTTTCCGAAGGAACCGATACTTGGAAATCCATACATTGTTACGGTTAAATACCAACCAGCTTGTGTCCTGATCCCACCGTTAGAAATATTACGAAGAAATTGTATAAAGCGCGAGATTTTCTATAAATTTGTGGTAGCTGCGCGAAacctttaaataaaaaaaaaaaaagaaaagaaattttggCAATCAGGAAATTTTCTCACATTATTTTAATCGTTCAATTACGTTCCTAATAGtaaaacaatttaaattaagGATTTTACGTATTGTTCAATACGACTTTCCCTATTGaggtaaatttaatataatttttctttcagaAACTTTTGTTTCTGATGTTTCGCCAATAGTAATAAATAACGAGCAGTTTAGATTGGCGATCAATGGGACttcatatttaataaaatatcgttTTCTTTCCTAATTTACACGCGATTGTAGTATATTACATTGCctgtgccaatacttttgtTCGGAACTGTATGTATTAGATTTGTATCAGAATTAATTGCCAAATATGTAACGTAAACAAAAATGAGTCAAGTCTGAATACgaaaataaaagataaaatgtataattttgttattaaaGTATATATATTTACTCGAAATAAGTTCAACATAAAAATATACGGTTTAAACTACGTCGATGATGTTCTCGATCTGAACATTGAAAGCTACTGCCCTCGCGTTGTGGTTAGTACAAACTACAAGTATCCATATTTAGAAAATTTTGCATCGCATTAAAAATTCGAGATTTGAACAGAACAGTCGCTAAGGTAAAGATTAAATTTCACGCGCGGGAAtcattatttttgttttaaattttcATATCGTATTACATGCATAGAAGTCGATAAGATGAATCACTGACACTCTAAGCGCGGTACACGTGCGCAATGTGATGTCAACAATTTGTAACGTAATATGTGAGACGTGCGATTTACGGTGCACGTATGCAGAAGAACCATgcacattttattattaattacataCTGATGGCATGATGGTGTAATTTTGTATTCATTGCCAAATAAAAAGCAGAATTATATTGCGatagaaattattaatttcGAAAGTATCTTGTGTATATTGGACATAAATACTATTTTTATTACCATTTTCATTGTTATTTCTTGCTACATTTATTGAAAACTTAAGATAGCTCAAATGTTTTCGCAAGATTGTTACCAGAGGTTGTGAAAAGATTAAGATTCAGCATTAAAATGATACTTAACCTCAAAGTTTTCTAACCCTGTTGATTAATTCTTCCTATACCGTCATATATTAACGAATGTAAAACAGTGAAAAAACTGAAATAATATGGCGGGTCAACAACATCCATTTCCATCTGGGTTTCCCAATGTACAACAATCTACAATGAGGACACAATTTGGTGGAGGACAAATGGTATCTGGTCTAATGGGGCCACAACAAGGTGGTAAGAACTTCCATAATTAAGGGAGTAAATGTGAAACAAACTATAGCATAAGCAGATAAAATTTTTTTAGGTATGGTAAACCCTCAACAATTTGGAGTAGGTGTGGGTGTTGGAGTAGGAGTAGGAGGAGTAGGCTCGAACGCAATGGGTATGCCCAGTGCTCAACAAGTATTggcacagcaacaacaacaacaatctgTTGCAATGCAACAACAAATACAACAGATGCAACAACAGCAATTACAAttacaacagcaacaacaagctGTTATGGTACAACAGAATAATCAAACTAGTAATCAAGCTACAACTCCTCAAACACCAGTGCAGCCTACACAACCACCAcctcaacaacaacaacaaaataAAGAATTCAACACTGCTAGTTTATGCAGATTTGGTCAGGAAACTGTGCAAGATATTGTCACTCGCACTTTAGAAGTCTTTCAAACATTGAAAGTCTTACAACCACCAAATGGTACTTGAGATTTAAATGAtagaatttttattagcatATATCAAATTGCATTATTCGAACGAACGTAAAAATTTTAGGCATGGCGCAAGGAACGAGTTTAGCTaatgaaaaaaagaataaagTACAAGAACAGCTAAGAACattgaaattattatttaaacgcTTAAGACTGATTTATGAAAAATGCAATGAAAACTGCCAACTTCAAGGTATGGAATATACACATATAGAAAGTTTAATTCCTTTAAAAGAAGAATGGGATATGAAGTCTGATGAGAAAAAGACATCCGAGGCTTACAGACTGGCTTGCGAAGAGAGCAAAGAAATTATGGAGGTAAGTAGAGATTTTGTTTGAAAGTACATAGTAAAAAACAAAGTATTAAATTTCACAtggtataaaattaaataaaatttttgcaGCAAGTTGTATTAAAGAATAGGCATCTTAAGGAAATCATTGATCACTTACGGCGCATCATTTCAGAAATAAATACAATGTTAAATATGCGTCGTTCTTG
The window above is part of the Colletes latitarsis isolate SP2378_abdomen chromosome 2, iyColLati1, whole genome shotgun sequence genome. Proteins encoded here:
- the LOC143351845 gene encoding uncharacterized protein LOC143351845, producing MQAAEMLRGTRAYVYHLVFLISLSVDYVHPLPLQVLPSIPGYIPVYIRYGDQPLEEINPALAEAFREGSSLPKINLANIDGPSDISLEEDGADKNKVEAIHVRQVDNNFATEDEKNKEPAEVSSETETSKRKAISQPVVKVLPLTEEEKDALNKLKIEIKEETKSSNSVHDSKSNSSELLDEPHREDVRPFSPVVKVDQIITDESVKPDLHLIENVPHSSTDEGAPASTLTDEILPVKEQRLPNVLSNVHKLAISPELSHQFEKERIENQSLDEKSK
- the LOC143351846 gene encoding uncharacterized protein LOC143351846, encoding MVALRNDTGEVNKTWKDALVKMLRGRFFFAVILANVILVGDGRTIENRIAKIDTAKTLDRGEDFTARKHKILKRNDHLGESCPYGSKEMCLIFSLSRIANVRVAVPDQRSQDRSLKTKMFDVGSRNTGNSQFDRRIKESNENVQDYSKEQIKSPSNVHCKAIRDVYIPEVKQNLPAFGCVLGNNTFIISSARFLQDRRRYLTINVNENTLNNIKYPQKVSRSNEVSIIPTLLVLNVANDYNGDYRIQMHTTTNEKSIDREEIDKKLSRK
- the LOC143351842 gene encoding mediator of RNA polymerase II transcription subunit 30 isoform X4; translated protein: MAGQQHPFPSGFPNVQQSTMRTQFGGGQMVSGLMGPQQGMVNPQQFGVGVGVGVGVGGVGSNAMGMPSAQQVLAQQQQQQSVAMQQQIQQMQQQQLQLQQQQQAVMVQQNNQTSNQATTPQTPVQPTQPPPQQQQQNKEFNTASLCRFGQETVQDIVTRTLEVFQTLKVLQPPNGMAQGTSLANEKKNKVQEQLRTLKLLFKRLRLIYEKCNENCQLQGMEYTHIESLIPLKEEWDMKSDEKKTSEAYRLACEESKEIMEQVVLKNRHLKEIIDHLRRIISEINTMLNMRRS
- the LOC143351842 gene encoding mediator of RNA polymerase II transcription subunit 30 isoform X3 is translated as MAGQQHPFPSGFPNVQQSTMRTQFGGGQMVSGLMGPQQGGMVNPQQFGVGVGVGVGVGGVGSNAMGMPSAQQVLAQQQQQQSVAMQQQIQQMQQQQLQLQQQQQAVMVQQNNQTSNQATTPQTPVQPTQPPPQQQQQNKEFNTASLCRFGQETVQDIVTRTLEVFQTLKVLQPPNGMAQGTSLANEKKNKVQEQLRTLKLLFKRLRLIYEKCNENCQLQGMEYTHIESLIPLKEEWDMKSDEKKTSEAYRLACEESKEIMEQVVLKNRHLKEIIDHLRRIISEINTMLNMRRS
- the LOC143351842 gene encoding uncharacterized protein LOC143351842 isoform X1 — encoded protein: MAGQQHPFPSGFPNVQQSTMRTQFGGGQMVSGLMGPQQGGMVNPQQFGVGVGVGVGVGGVGSNAMGMPSAQQVLAQQQQQQSVAMQQQIQQMQQQQLQLQQQQQAVMVQQNNQTSNQATTPQTPVQPTQPPPQQQQQNKEFNTASLCRFGQETVQDIVTRTLEVFQTLKVLQPPNGMAQGTSLANEKKNKVQEQLRTLKLLFKRLRLIYEKCNENCQLQGMEYTHIESLIPLKEEWDMKSDEKKTSEAYRLACEESKEIMEKNFPAAKNGDSFNGGSSVYYGVVSLSCAPNLKIKMSVLDAVDKYIRLHVNTGLSKRYVSYVN
- the LOC143351842 gene encoding uncharacterized protein LOC143351842 isoform X2; this encodes MAGQQHPFPSGFPNVQQSTMRTQFGGGQMVSGLMGPQQGMVNPQQFGVGVGVGVGVGGVGSNAMGMPSAQQVLAQQQQQQSVAMQQQIQQMQQQQLQLQQQQQAVMVQQNNQTSNQATTPQTPVQPTQPPPQQQQQNKEFNTASLCRFGQETVQDIVTRTLEVFQTLKVLQPPNGMAQGTSLANEKKNKVQEQLRTLKLLFKRLRLIYEKCNENCQLQGMEYTHIESLIPLKEEWDMKSDEKKTSEAYRLACEESKEIMEKNFPAAKNGDSFNGGSSVYYGVVSLSCAPNLKIKMSVLDAVDKYIRLHVNTGLSKRYVSYVN